Proteins found in one Cobetia sp. L2A1 genomic segment:
- a CDS encoding TonB-dependent siderophore receptor, with translation MMNSHGRVLRGAGTRRWMIGAGVVLVSLPAQAEESTMVLDTQRVTGVRLYDMASSEESGGYSVDAATVGSKVPASLRDIPQSVSVVTHDAIEDQNFITLDQLAERTPGVRVLSNDSGRSSIFARGYEYDAYSIDGLSAPMSSLTGSVPSLTAIDRVEIMRGPSGLFNSTSELGGVINLVRKRPTDTFQGSISGSVGTLDDRSVTVDISGPIDEAGRIRGRLVTRSTEQAQWVDDNDNTLNDFYGALDIDLDENTELSLGVIHNTKDITVNQGQPVDSDGNLSYGRSSAFYGADWNSFESDSTDVIAELTHRFSSRGYGRLAARYSDRSADYEYAYSGSALTDSGDISSVAGYAGFTDETSVTVDASFTQGFDAFGNQNEFVVGVDYKTTDTDTTAARTSDLTGSSASISELNNLAYVDILGNARDGVSGYSLSRTRTQLDEQGLYGKVTLRPYSPLAVILGARVSRFSVDSEDKINGGSSDMQDTAVTPYGGIVFDLDADHSLYASYSKVFEPQTSEGEDGDLIDPREGEQYELGIKGSYLNGALNARISGFQLTDSHRAASSTDSSVDYSVDSGKMRITGAELELVGNITPQWDIIFGYTYMDSEVLEAGSSDALLMLMPNNMVNLWSQYRFEGNLLDGISVGAGMTALSDFDNTQGTIHAPGYAVFDAMLGYEFTPKLSGQLNFYNLFDREYYVRAGSASVFNFVGRPASAVATMKYEF, from the coding sequence ATGATGAATTCACACGGGCGCGTTCTGCGTGGGGCTGGGACTCGTCGGTGGATGATCGGCGCGGGTGTGGTGCTGGTGAGTCTGCCGGCGCAGGCAGAAGAGTCGACGATGGTGCTGGATACCCAGCGGGTGACGGGAGTGCGCCTTTATGACATGGCGTCCAGTGAAGAAAGTGGTGGCTACAGCGTGGACGCCGCGACAGTTGGCTCCAAGGTGCCGGCCTCCTTGCGCGATATACCGCAGTCCGTCAGCGTCGTGACCCATGACGCTATTGAAGACCAGAACTTCATCACGCTGGATCAATTGGCGGAGCGCACCCCTGGCGTACGGGTGTTGAGCAATGACAGCGGGCGCTCTTCCATCTTTGCGCGCGGTTATGAATACGACGCCTACAGCATCGATGGCCTGTCGGCGCCGATGTCCAGCTTGACCGGCTCCGTGCCGTCACTGACGGCGATAGACCGGGTCGAGATCATGCGCGGGCCGTCGGGGTTGTTCAACAGCACGAGCGAGCTGGGCGGTGTCATCAATCTGGTACGCAAGCGTCCGACCGATACCTTCCAGGGCTCCATCAGCGGCAGTGTCGGTACTCTGGATGACAGAAGTGTCACTGTCGATATCTCCGGGCCCATCGATGAAGCCGGACGTATTCGTGGACGCCTGGTGACACGCTCTACCGAGCAGGCGCAGTGGGTCGATGACAACGACAACACGCTGAATGATTTCTATGGCGCGCTGGACATTGATCTTGACGAGAATACCGAGCTGTCACTGGGTGTGATTCACAACACCAAGGACATCACCGTCAACCAGGGTCAGCCCGTCGACAGTGATGGCAACTTGAGCTATGGCCGGAGTTCCGCATTCTATGGCGCGGACTGGAACAGCTTCGAGAGTGATTCCACCGATGTCATCGCCGAGCTGACGCACCGTTTCAGTTCGCGCGGCTATGGACGTCTGGCGGCGCGTTACAGTGATCGCAGCGCGGATTATGAGTACGCCTACAGTGGCTCCGCACTCACTGACAGCGGCGACATCAGTAGTGTCGCGGGCTACGCCGGCTTTACCGATGAGACCTCGGTGACTGTCGATGCCAGCTTCACCCAGGGCTTCGATGCCTTCGGCAACCAGAACGAATTCGTGGTCGGGGTCGATTACAAGACCACCGATACCGACACCACCGCTGCCCGTACCAGCGATCTGACCGGCTCCAGCGCCAGCATCAGCGAGCTGAACAACCTGGCCTATGTCGACATTCTCGGCAACGCCCGCGACGGTGTCAGTGGCTATAGCCTGTCGCGCACGCGCACCCAGCTCGATGAGCAGGGCCTGTATGGCAAGGTGACGCTGCGACCCTATTCACCACTGGCGGTGATACTGGGCGCACGGGTCAGTCGTTTCTCGGTGGACTCCGAAGACAAGATCAATGGCGGCAGCAGTGACATGCAGGACACCGCCGTCACGCCTTACGGTGGCATCGTCTTCGATCTGGACGCCGATCACTCCCTTTATGCCAGCTACTCGAAGGTCTTTGAACCGCAGACCAGCGAAGGCGAGGATGGTGATCTGATCGACCCGCGTGAAGGCGAACAATATGAGCTGGGCATCAAGGGCAGCTACCTGAACGGTGCGCTGAATGCGCGTATCAGTGGCTTCCAGTTGACCGACAGTCATCGCGCCGCCTCCTCGACAGACAGTAGCGTCGATTACTCGGTGGATTCCGGCAAGATGCGCATCACCGGCGCGGAGCTGGAGCTGGTCGGCAACATCACGCCGCAGTGGGATATCATCTTCGGCTACACCTACATGGATTCCGAAGTGCTGGAAGCCGGTAGCTCCGATGCCCTGCTGATGCTGATGCCCAACAACATGGTCAATCTGTGGAGTCAGTATCGCTTCGAGGGCAATCTGCTGGATGGCATCTCCGTCGGCGCCGGCATGACTGCGCTGAGTGACTTCGACAATACCCAGGGCACCATCCATGCACCAGGCTATGCCGTCTTCGATGCCATGCTTGGCTATGAATTCACGCCGAAGCTCAGCGGCCAGCTGAACTTCTACAACCTGTTTGACCGCGAATATTACGTGCGCGCCGGTTCCGCCAGTGTCTTCAATTTCGTCGGGCGTCCGGCCAGTGCTGTGGCCACCATGAAGTACGAGTTCTGA
- a CDS encoding helix-turn-helix transcriptional regulator — translation MSDASRLPPLTRSVMTSSAGSTPPAIIELEAVHRMARALTREHQCQPVEGQSGDGALIGNMHMQEVQPGLFMRLNRLRKRADLRIQASIDPSLKISIVWRGQPTVCFGNSPHQLKPGIALCIALNESTEFSLQSPRSAHEHSAILTLTPAWLTQHLGITTPSAALQLNQHLAHHYWQPSARLIERLDALSKQTPERLSQRLGMESAALEAISECLASIASPLDTASRRGEDWQTRLDSWIHSGEAAYLSQAEMAAQLGMSLRQLQRRYRDTYGSSLARDLRVRQLTRAAHLLMDRSVTVEAAAELAGYRSAANFATAFRRQFDLSPRQREQIAHRLSTPPTAIASPQGAA, via the coding sequence ATGAGCGATGCCTCTCGCCTCCCCCCCCTTACTCGTTCCGTGATGACATCCTCGGCGGGCAGCACGCCACCGGCCATCATCGAACTCGAGGCCGTACACCGAATGGCACGTGCGCTGACGCGTGAGCATCAGTGTCAACCCGTGGAAGGCCAGTCAGGTGACGGCGCCCTGATCGGCAACATGCACATGCAGGAAGTGCAGCCGGGTCTTTTCATGCGACTCAATCGATTGCGCAAGCGCGCGGACCTCAGGATTCAGGCCTCGATCGATCCGTCACTCAAGATCTCCATCGTATGGCGGGGACAGCCAACGGTATGCTTCGGCAACAGCCCGCATCAGCTCAAGCCGGGTATCGCCCTGTGCATCGCGCTCAATGAAAGCACTGAGTTCAGCCTGCAAAGCCCAAGGAGTGCACACGAACACAGCGCGATACTGACGCTGACACCCGCCTGGCTCACACAGCATCTGGGAATCACGACTCCCAGCGCCGCCTTGCAGCTCAATCAGCATCTCGCCCATCACTACTGGCAGCCATCAGCGCGACTGATAGAGCGACTGGATGCGCTCAGCAAGCAGACACCAGAGCGACTGTCTCAGCGATTGGGGATGGAGTCCGCCGCCCTGGAAGCCATCAGTGAATGCCTGGCGTCCATCGCCTCGCCACTGGATACCGCATCCCGTCGCGGTGAAGACTGGCAGACACGACTGGACAGCTGGATACACAGCGGCGAGGCGGCCTACCTGAGCCAGGCAGAGATGGCGGCCCAGCTGGGCATGAGTCTTCGCCAGTTGCAGCGTCGTTACCGCGACACCTATGGCAGCTCGCTGGCACGTGACTTGCGGGTGCGACAGCTCACGCGTGCCGCACATCTGCTGATGGATCGCAGTGTCACGGTGGAAGCCGCCGCGGAGCTTGCGGGCTATCGCAGTGCGGCCAATTTCGCGACTGCCTTTCGCCGCCAGTTCGACCTCTCACCGCGCCAGCGTGAGCAGATAGCCCACCGCCTGAGCACG